The Parabacteroides sp. FAFU027 genome includes the window GATCGCCATAATACTTGAAATAGTTGGCTATTTGTGTCCAATAAGCTTTCTGTCGCGCATTCACTCTTGCAGAATCGGTTACGTTTATATGGTTTTCCAACCAACCGCTATCCCAGTGGATATTAAGTACAACATACATACTATCCTTGATGCAATAATTGACTATTTCCCTGACCCGGGACAACCAGGCATCCTGAATCACGTTTTTCACTGTATCGGAATGTGTAAACCAGGCAACTGGGAGGCGGACAGTATTGAATCCGGCCATTTTCACAGAATCAATTAGTTTTTGGGTAGTATATGCACCGCCCCAACCGGTTTCGCCGGATGGACATTCAAGCGTGTTACCAAGATTCCAGCCAACTTTCATTTTGCTGGCAAGTTGCGGTGCTGTTGGTAGATCTGCCTTTATAGATCCAGACCATAGAAGTCCGCATAAAATAAGGGTATAGAGAAAGCCCCAACTATGTGAACGAGGCAAAAAAGCGATTTTGTATTTCATTTTATTTTAGATATAAAGTTAAGAACATTTCAGTTGAATATATTCGAGCTGGACAAACTAGAATTTCTGCTTTTTTATTTCTGCGTAATCCCTTTCCAGCTATCCGTTCTGAAAGGTACAGCAGGCAAGCCTTCCGAATTGACCAAATTGCACACAGGATTATCCGCCCAGGCATAGCGCACGGCCACCGGATTGGTTACCTTGTCAGAAGAAACCACCACCTGATCGCCTTTTATCGTTGCTTTTGCCCAATAAAAATGCTTATCACTTCCAGCAATGGCAAAGCCGGTTACGTCCTTTCCATCACGGGTTTTCAACCCATTTTCTATATTTGAAAAACGAATGGAAACTTCCCCTCCATTGATACTGAAATTTTTAAACATCGGACCACTCGCAATCACATTTTGCTGGTAAACCTGTTTTTCGGCAATCAATGCCAAACGGTGACCCACCTCCTGCTTGTTGGTTGGATGGATATTATCCGCATCGCCCACATCGATAATGCAAGCCATACCGGTATTGGGTTGCGAAAGCGTCATGGTCTGTGCTTCGCGCAATTCTGCCCATTCACTTTCCATCGGTTCAGCTTGCCCTTTCTTATAATTGGTCAACTGTACAAATAAGAACGGAAGATCACCTTGTCCCCAACGTGTTCTCCAATCGGAAATCATCATCGGGAACAATTTCCTGTAATTATACGCTGCAGAATCGTTCGCTTCTCCCTGATACCAAAGGAAACCTTTGATTCCAAATGGAATAAGCGGATGAATCATTGAATTGTAAAGCACTGTAGGATAATACTGATAATTGTTTCTTATCGGGAATGATGGTTCCACGTCTTTTTGATAGAGCCATTTCCCGGCTAAGGACATTTTAGATTTTCCATCCGCCAGATACAGATCTTCTGCCGGAGGGGTTATCCCACCATTGCCCCAAATCATAGCTATTCGTACCGCAATTGTATTCTCTCCCTTCTTTACAATACCGGCCGGAATAGAATAGGTATGTGTTTGGGCGCCATTCCATACCGTTTTACAGATTTCAACACCATTGAAATAGAGCGAATAGTTCATTTCGGGGTGGCCGATATTCAGTATCAGGTCTTTCCCTGAAAAGGACACGGGCAAGATAACCTTCTTCCGCATCCAAACCATTCCTTCATAAGCCCCAATACCGAAATTCTTAATCGACCCGGGCATTTCTACAATCCTCCAGGAAGAATCGTCGTAATCTGTTGACGTGAAAATTTTATCTGTGTTGTTTTGTGGGTGATAAACAATATCCCACATACGAACCCAATTCAAACTATCCTGTACAAAATGGTTCGGAGTAAGCGTATCGTTGCTCAGTGTTCTCGCCCGTGTGATGGGCGATGAAAGTAATTTTTCGCGACTTGTCCATGCTTCTACCGGAGTGCCGCCCCGCGACGGTTGAACAATTCCGATCGGTACATTTTGATCCATATGTATCTTACGTGCAAAAAAGTAAGCCACCGCCGAGAAATCCTTCACATTGGTTGGGTTGCAAACTTTCCATTTACCCGAAAGAATATCGTTTTGAGGCGTTAATTTCATATCCTGAGCCACCACAATAAAACGTATCTGCGGATAATTCGCTTTTGCTATCTCGTTTTTTGCGTCCTGAGTCTGCTGAACGTGAAAATCCATGTTTGATTGGCCTGAAGCCAACCACACATCACCGATTAAAATTCCTTTGTACTGAATCTTAGTCTGTTTTCCAGCTTCTGCAATCGTTAGTGTATAGGGTCCGCCCGCTTTGAATTTCGGGAAACGAACCATCCATTTTCCCGTTTTGTCGGTTTTCACATTAACAATACTATTCCCAAGCTGGGCAACAATTTGCGAACCGGGCACAGCATTCCCCCAAACAGGAATGCGAATATTGCGCTGCAAAACCATGCTATCGCCAAAAACCTTGGGCAAGGTTATTTGCGCTGACGCCAACACTGCAAATAAACAAAGTGCAACACTTAAAATATTTTTTTTCATGGTAGTGGTCTCTTATTGTTTTTCAAATCGGGCGGCCCAACCGCCAGCTGTTGCCAGATTAATTACTATCTTATCTTTATTGGTGAATATCTTTTCTTCCCGTTTATAATCGGTGGCATCACGATCGGCATTAATACCATCACTGAATATTTCGGCTTTATAGTTTCCTTCAGGCAGAAAAGACAAATCGATAGTCAACTTGCGGGCATCCCAGTTGGTCAACGCCCCTACGTACCAATTGTTGCCTTTGCTGCGTGCCGTTACAAGATATTCCGATACTTTCGCATCCAAAATAACCGTGCGATCTGTAACTGTTGGTACTTTTACAATAAAACGTGTACATTCTGCCTCCTTGCGGTAAGCGGTGGGATTATCGCACAGCATTTGCAATGGCGCTTCAAACGCCACATACATAGCCATTTGATGCACCCGGGTTCCCTGACTCATTGGCATTGAGTTGGAAGGTTGATAATTGTCTCTTGTCGCATTGCGCATAGCACCCGGAGTATAATCCATCGGGCCCGCCATCATGCGGATAAACGGAAGCGTAACATCGTAAGGAGGCATATTGTCGCGCGCCCATTTCACATTTTCCAATCCTTTCACACCTTCGAAATTGAGCACATTAGGCCATGTTTTTTGAATGCCCGAAGGTTTCATACCATGATAGTCGAGCAACATTTTATGCTGTGCCGCCAACTCTGCGATGTCATAGCACGAGCGCATCGACTTTTGATCGTCGCGATCAAAGAAGTCCACTTTAAAGCCCTTTACGCCCATCGCAGCATATTTTTCAAAAGCTTTTTCCTTCACAACATCCAGATCGTGCCAAGACGACCAAAGAATAATCCCGATATTTTTACTTTTAGCATAATCGAGTATCGCCTTGAGATCGATTTCTTCGGATGACGTCAGAATATCGTGTTTTTTGTACCAACCCTCATCAAGAACCACGTATTCAACGCCATACTCCGAAGCAAAATCGATGTAATATTTGTAAGTGGGGGTATTAATCCCAGCTCTGAAATCTACGTGCGAGATATTCCAGTTGTTCCACCAGTCCCATGCTACCTTTCCTGGCTTAATCCATGAGGCATCCGCAATTCGCGAAGGAGCTGCCAGCCGTTGCACCATGTCGTTGTCGGCCAATTCTTTATCGTTTTTGCTAATGAAAACCACACGCCACGGAAATTCACGAGACTTTGTCGTTTTCGCGATAAAATCTGCCCGTTTGCTTACCCAGTAGTTCAAGGTTTCATAGCCTCCAGTTCTTTCATTCAGGGGGTATTTTGGAAAAACGCCCTGAAATCCTTGTTTTGTTTGTTTGTTAAGGCCAAGATACATTCCGGGATAATCTTCCAGGTCTGTTTCCATCAGCAGGGCCTTCTTTTGATTCCCCAAATCGACCAGCAGCGGAAGAATAGCAAGCGAATCGGGATAGAATTGAGAAATAGGAGTTTGGTCATAGATAATTTCAAAAGGCGTTTGAAATTTATCGCCTTCACGAGGGTCTCGTGCGTAAGGTATCCATGCTTTGTGGTTGGCTTTGAAGTTGAAGTTTGCCTGTTCATCGGCAATCACAATCCCGCCTTTTTTGGTAGAAAAGAAACGATACGCAACACCGTCGTTGTAGGCTCTGAAAATCAAACCATAATTGCCTTTGAAGGTAATGGTCATCTGGTTATAATTGTCTGCGACTTCTTTTTTTCGGTAATTTATTGCAGTGATGGTTGTATTTGTCGAATTCCGTTTGGTCGACTTGATCTTAGCATCTTTGCCTAACACTTTTCCATCAGCCAACTGCAAAGATATATTTGATGGCGTAATTATCGTTTCACCGGATTGAACTAAAGACCAGCTTAGTTCAGAACCAACTTTAATTTGTAATTCTATTTGCTTGTCGGGAGACGATAACTTCATCTCAACAGGATTTGCTTTAGCAAAACAAATTTGTGTAGAGAGCATCACTATAAAAAACAATGAAAAAGATTTGATCATATTCATCACATCAATTTTTAATATATACCAAAATAATTAATTTCTTCAATCAATCAGGTGCATGAGACCGCCCAAAATGTTGAATAACGATTGAAATTCGTAACATCTACGTTTTATTTTGCAAATAGGATGTTTCGATACGAGGTTCGAAACGCCTATCTGCATTGTAGTTAGTAGTAGGAAGAGGGGGCTTTTCATGATATACGCACTCTATAAACGATATAAACCTCAATATTAAAGTTACACCTTCAGAATAAAAAGAGACTGATTGTAACTACCGAAGCAGGACAATCAGCCTCAACAAATCAAAACTAATATCTATCAAAACATAAGAAACCACACTAATTAGTTGTATTTCGAATCAACTATCCATCTTACTAAAAAATAGTAATCGAATAATACTTTGCAAATATACCTTGATCCCTATCCACTATTAGTATCATTATGTATCAAACAATATACGCCGATGTTGCATAATATACTTTAATCAAAACATTGAGCTCACAATAGCCTAATAAAAGAAGCGGAGGATTCATTCGATTAGATCACCATCAGAATTAGTACAGAAAATGCAGTTCGGCCATCTATATTCAATATCTGTTCTCTCTACGTCTATTTTAAGTTTAGTATAAGATATAATAGACATATAATAGTAATTATATAGTGATGACATAGAGATAAAATAGTCTTTATAAAGACTATTTTATCTCTATGTCATCACTGCATAAGTAATGTGTATCAATTCTTAATACTTAAAATCAACCTAAAGCAAACCTGTAAATAACCCTTTCTTATCCCCGGAGTAAATTCGAATTGGAAACAATCCAGGAAACAGTACCTGGATCCGCCCGATTATGATCTTTCAAATAAAGGCAAGGACTATGGTTTAGACATTACAGACAAGCCTTTTGGGTTTGAGAAATTGCAGTATCAAAAGATATTAGCTACGCGATAATAAGCAATGCTAATATTATTCGTGTCGGTGCAATAAATATCATCCGGAGGGTAAATATCAACTTAATATCGTAAAGCAACTATCTGCAGGTTGTCGCATTTTTGCAGGCTTTACTATATTTCTGATCAGTCGGAATACTTTATTCCGTATCATGACGAGCCATTTTCGCTTAACAGACCAACTGCAAAACAGTCATTTTACAATCACTTTTTCAGCAATCCGTCAGTCTATATGACACATCCGGAAATTATTGGTTAACTTTGATTGGTTCTTTTTACTGACACGCTTAATCTATTGTCTGTAATTGATTGTTATAGAGTTAAATGTCAAACGACAAATCATTATCAAATAAAGAAAAGCCCAATATTCAACCCTTGACCGATGAAAACCTTTTCCTTCTTACTATTTTTATTATCTCCCATCTTACTACTTGCCCAGCCCTTTAACATCAAAAAGCTGGGGATGGAACAGGGATTATCCAACAGTTACATCGTCGGAATTACTCAGGATCGGGACGGTTACCTGTGGTTTGCAACCGAATCGGGCCTCAACCGTTTTGATGGACAGAGTTTCAGGGTCTATAAGAAAAATACAACACCGCTTACCAGCATAAACAGCAACGAGCTGAACAAAGTGCTGGCCGACCGGGATGATAATATCGTCTGGATTGCCACCCAACGCACCGGACTGAACGCCTTCAATACAAAAACGGGGGAATTTACTTATTACACCAGCGATCAACCCTCTCCTTTCAATGTTGTTACCAATGACATCACCAATCTGGCTCAGGCTTCAGATGGCAATTTGTGGTTAAGCACCTATCACTTCGGGGTGGATTACTTCGACAAGAAGACTAAATATTTCACCCACTATAACCAATCGACTGTCAAAGGATTGGTAAGCAATCACGTGTGGTGTATTGCCGATGACGGGCACGGCAAGCTCTACATCGGACATGTATTCGACGGATTGAGCGTATTGTCCATCAAAGAGCGAAAAGTAAAAAACTATGCCTTCAAAGCCAATGACCCCAATTCCCTTCCCGGGACAGAAGTCGACTGCATTTACATCGACAAAAGAAATCATGTATGGGTAGGAACTAATAACGGTCTGGCTCTCTTTAATCCACAAACGGAGAAGTTTACCGTTTTCCGGAATATCCCCGGCAAAGCAAACTCCTTATCCAGCAACCGGATACTTTCCATCCGCGAAATGCCCAATGACAATCTTTGGATTGGCACAAACCAGGGCGGAATTAACATCCTGAACCTCAACTCCCCCTTAAATCCGAATGATATCTCTTTTCGCCACATCGAAGTTACCGAAGATGAAAACGGTCTCTCCCACCAATCCGTAAAAGATATTTTTCAGGATTCATTTAACAACATCTGGATAGGAACTTACGGAGGAGGCATTAATGTTATCAGCAGTAAAAACCGGTTTTTTAATACCTGGTCTTACTCTCCGTTGCGCGGTGCTAAAAATAATCTGAGTAACAAAGTGGCGACGGGATTATGCGTTGATAATGATGGCAAAGTGTGGGTCGGCACTGACGGCGGCGGCATCGATTTATTTGAAAACGGGACGAAAACCCATCATTTCGGCAAAGAAACAGGTGACCTTCCCGACAATTTTATCATATCTGCCCTCAAAGACTCCAAAGGCAATCTCTGGCTGGGCTCGGCTAGTGGTCCTCTAACCAAATACGACTCCGGATCCCGGAGATTTATACCCATTACTGCCATAAAAAGCGACGTCAGCATCCGTTCCCTGTTTGAAGATAAGGATAAAAACATCTGGGTGGGGACAAACCTGGGACTTTACGTTTACAATCCTTCAAACGGTAATGTAAAATACTATACATCAAGCAACTCCCAACTTCAGGACAATGTAATCATCAGTATCTCTCAGGATGCCAAAGGACGTATGTGGATAGGAGCCCTCGGTCAGGGCCTGAGCATCTTTACTCCGGACTTTAAATTATTGCAAAGCTTCAACAAGAACAACGGATTCTGTTCCAACGCCATTACCCATCTCTTCCGCGACTCCCGAAACCGGATGTGGGTAGGTACGTGGGAAGGATTGGTCTTATTCAACTCTTTAAATAATTTCCATTACAAGCTTTTTACGGAAAAAGAGGGAATGGCCGACAGCTATGTTTGTGCCATTGCCGAGGGAAAACCCGACCAAATCTGGTTTAGTACCAATACCGGTATCAGCCAGTTTAATGTCAGGGAAAATAAATTTGTCAACTACAATTCTCTGGATGGAATCCCCCGTGCAAATTTTGTTCCCGGCACGGTTACCCGTACAAAAAACGGAATGATCTATTTTGGCTCTCAAAGTGGGGTCTGTTACTTTAATTCCACTCAAATTCATTTGAATCAAAAGCCCGCTCCGGCTAATATTACCGATTTTTGCTATTTCGATAAGCGGGTTGCCCAACCGGAAAACGCAGTTAATCTGCCGGTTACCGATAAGATAGAGCTGAAGTACTACCAGAATACCTTTACAATCTCATTTAACGTACTGGATTATGGCATGAGCGAACAGACCGAATATGCCTATATGCTGAAAGGATTGGAAAATACGTGGTATAATGTGGGAAATGAAAAGAAAGTTACTTTCCGCAATATTCCTCCGGGCAGGTATGAGTTCCGGGTAAAATCCCGCCTTCGTAACCAGGAGTGGTCCGATAAAATCACCTCTGTGGATATAGTTATCAATCCACCTTTCTGGCTAACCTGGTGGGCCAAATTCATTTACTTTATACTGATTGTATTGCTGGCCCAATACCTGGTGAGATTCTACAAACGCAAACTGGATCTGGAAAACAGCCTCTATCTCGAACAGCAGAATCACCAGAAGGAACAGGAACTCAATGACGAACGATTGAGTTTCTACACCAACATCGCACACGAACTGCGCACTCCGCTTACGTTGATTATCGGTCCACTGGAAGATTTATCGGAAGATAACACCCTCTCGCAGACGCATATCAAAAAGATATCGTTGATACACCGCAGCGCGACCCGTCTGCTGAATCTGATTAACCAGATTCTGGAATTCCGGAAAACAGAAACTTATAACCGAAACCTGTGTGTTGTCAAAGGTGATTTGGGCGCAGTCATCCGGGATATCGAACTGAAATATGAAGGATTAAATCAGAACTCGAATATCAAATTCCGGGTTTCCATCGAAACGGAAGAGACAACGCTCTATTACGACCCGGAAATCATTACCATTATACTGGACAATCTGATTTCAAATGCGCTAAAATATACAAAACAGGGAGAAATCGCCATCTTTATGCGAAATGTATATGAAGCGGAAAATCTGCTTACCGAAATTGAAGTCCGCGACACCGGTCTGGGAATTGCGGCTGAAGCTTTGGGACGTATTTTCGACCGTTATTATCAGGTCAAAAACGAGCATCATGTTTCCGGCTCAGGTATCGGGCTCTCTTTGGTTAAGAATCTTGCCGAGATCCATCAGGGCAGCATCTCTGTCGAAAGTGTTGCGGGGGAAGGCTCTTCATTTAAGTTCCGCCTGAAAACCCGCAACGAGTATCCGGAAGCGCTTCATACCGAAGCTGCCACCAAAACGCCGGAGCAAATAGAACATCAGTTGGAAAACCAGAAAGGATTGATGCTTATCGTAGAAGATAACGCCGAAATCCGGGAATACATCGCCAATGCCTTTGAGGATGATTTTGATATCATTGAAGCTGAAAACGGTAAATCCGGTGTCGAACAGGCATTCGAACGAACTCCCGACATTATCATCAGCGACATCATGATGCCGATCATGGATGGTCTGGAGCTCTGTAAGATACTGAAAGAAGATGTGCGGACAAGCCATATTCCGTTGATCTTGCTGACGGCCAAGGATTCGTTGCAGGACAAGACCGAGGGTTACTCTACCGGGGCGGACTCGTATCTCACCAAGCCTTTTAGCGCAGCTCTGCTGCAGAGCCGTGTCAACAACCTGCTCGAAGCCAGAAAAAAATTAGCGGCTTCTTTTGCTTCGGCA containing:
- a CDS encoding glycoside hydrolase family 97 protein; translated protein: MIKSFSLFFIVMLSTQICFAKANPVEMKLSSPDKQIELQIKVGSELSWSLVQSGETIITPSNISLQLADGKVLGKDAKIKSTKRNSTNTTITAINYRKKEVADNYNQMTITFKGNYGLIFRAYNDGVAYRFFSTKKGGIVIADEQANFNFKANHKAWIPYARDPREGDKFQTPFEIIYDQTPISQFYPDSLAILPLLVDLGNQKKALLMETDLEDYPGMYLGLNKQTKQGFQGVFPKYPLNERTGGYETLNYWVSKRADFIAKTTKSREFPWRVVFISKNDKELADNDMVQRLAAPSRIADASWIKPGKVAWDWWNNWNISHVDFRAGINTPTYKYYIDFASEYGVEYVVLDEGWYKKHDILTSSEEIDLKAILDYAKSKNIGIILWSSWHDLDVVKEKAFEKYAAMGVKGFKVDFFDRDDQKSMRSCYDIAELAAQHKMLLDYHGMKPSGIQKTWPNVLNFEGVKGLENVKWARDNMPPYDVTLPFIRMMAGPMDYTPGAMRNATRDNYQPSNSMPMSQGTRVHQMAMYVAFEAPLQMLCDNPTAYRKEAECTRFIVKVPTVTDRTVILDAKVSEYLVTARSKGNNWYVGALTNWDARKLTIDLSFLPEGNYKAEIFSDGINADRDATDYKREEKIFTNKDKIVINLATAGGWAARFEKQ
- a CDS encoding sialate O-acetylesterase; protein product: MKKNILSVALCLFAVLASAQITLPKVFGDSMVLQRNIRIPVWGNAVPGSQIVAQLGNSIVNVKTDKTGKWMVRFPKFKAGGPYTLTIAEAGKQTKIQYKGILIGDVWLASGQSNMDFHVQQTQDAKNEIAKANYPQIRFIVVAQDMKLTPQNDILSGKWKVCNPTNVKDFSAVAYFFARKIHMDQNVPIGIVQPSRGGTPVEAWTSREKLLSSPITRARTLSNDTLTPNHFVQDSLNWVRMWDIVYHPQNNTDKIFTSTDYDDSSWRIVEMPGSIKNFGIGAYEGMVWMRKKVILPVSFSGKDLILNIGHPEMNYSLYFNGVEICKTVWNGAQTHTYSIPAGIVKKGENTIAVRIAMIWGNGGITPPAEDLYLADGKSKMSLAGKWLYQKDVEPSFPIRNNYQYYPTVLYNSMIHPLIPFGIKGFLWYQGEANDSAAYNYRKLFPMMISDWRTRWGQGDLPFLFVQLTNYKKGQAEPMESEWAELREAQTMTLSQPNTGMACIIDVGDADNIHPTNKQEVGHRLALIAEKQVYQQNVIASGPMFKNFSINGGEVSIRFSNIENGLKTRDGKDVTGFAIAGSDKHFYWAKATIKGDQVVVSSDKVTNPVAVRYAWADNPVCNLVNSEGLPAVPFRTDSWKGITQK
- a CDS encoding hybrid sensor histidine kinase/response regulator transcription factor; this translates as MKTFSFLLFLLSPILLLAQPFNIKKLGMEQGLSNSYIVGITQDRDGYLWFATESGLNRFDGQSFRVYKKNTTPLTSINSNELNKVLADRDDNIVWIATQRTGLNAFNTKTGEFTYYTSDQPSPFNVVTNDITNLAQASDGNLWLSTYHFGVDYFDKKTKYFTHYNQSTVKGLVSNHVWCIADDGHGKLYIGHVFDGLSVLSIKERKVKNYAFKANDPNSLPGTEVDCIYIDKRNHVWVGTNNGLALFNPQTEKFTVFRNIPGKANSLSSNRILSIREMPNDNLWIGTNQGGINILNLNSPLNPNDISFRHIEVTEDENGLSHQSVKDIFQDSFNNIWIGTYGGGINVISSKNRFFNTWSYSPLRGAKNNLSNKVATGLCVDNDGKVWVGTDGGGIDLFENGTKTHHFGKETGDLPDNFIISALKDSKGNLWLGSASGPLTKYDSGSRRFIPITAIKSDVSIRSLFEDKDKNIWVGTNLGLYVYNPSNGNVKYYTSSNSQLQDNVIISISQDAKGRMWIGALGQGLSIFTPDFKLLQSFNKNNGFCSNAITHLFRDSRNRMWVGTWEGLVLFNSLNNFHYKLFTEKEGMADSYVCAIAEGKPDQIWFSTNTGISQFNVRENKFVNYNSLDGIPRANFVPGTVTRTKNGMIYFGSQSGVCYFNSTQIHLNQKPAPANITDFCYFDKRVAQPENAVNLPVTDKIELKYYQNTFTISFNVLDYGMSEQTEYAYMLKGLENTWYNVGNEKKVTFRNIPPGRYEFRVKSRLRNQEWSDKITSVDIVINPPFWLTWWAKFIYFILIVLLAQYLVRFYKRKLDLENSLYLEQQNHQKEQELNDERLSFYTNIAHELRTPLTLIIGPLEDLSEDNTLSQTHIKKISLIHRSATRLLNLINQILEFRKTETYNRNLCVVKGDLGAVIRDIELKYEGLNQNSNIKFRVSIETEETTLYYDPEIITIILDNLISNALKYTKQGEIAIFMRNVYEAENLLTEIEVRDTGLGIAAEALGRIFDRYYQVKNEHHVSGSGIGLSLVKNLAEIHQGSISVESVAGEGSSFKFRLKTRNEYPEALHTEAATKTPEQIEHQLENQKGLMLIVEDNAEIREYIANAFEDDFDIIEAENGKSGVEQAFERTPDIIISDIMMPIMDGLELCKILKEDVRTSHIPLILLTAKDSLQDKTEGYSTGADSYLTKPFSAALLQSRVNNLLEARKKLAASFASAPKQKQAIITESLNNLDKEFLDKFTDIVEKNLEAEQVNIAFVAEKMNMSHSTLYRKVKALTDMSANELVRKIKIQNAERLLLTGKYTISEVAFMVGMNSPTYFRQCFKEVYGQTPSDYLRNIKDAKN